One segment of Triticum aestivum cultivar Chinese Spring chromosome 2A, IWGSC CS RefSeq v2.1, whole genome shotgun sequence DNA contains the following:
- the LOC123186061 gene encoding FCS-Like Zinc finger 1, giving the protein MAACAFFFDAEPLGEPGLQLHGPELELDACALCTKPLQGNSDIFMYKGDTPFCSEDCRYEQMHFDAAMARQQASARRKQQQQQAQAQPSVPAPAPVSAKADVSVAS; this is encoded by the coding sequence ATGGCCGCCTGCGCCTTCTTCTTCGACGCGGAGCCGCTGGGCGAGCCCGGGCTGCAGCTGCACGGGCCGGAGCTGGAGCTGGACGCCTGCGCGCTCTGCACCAAGCCGCTGCAGGGCAACAGCGACATCTTCATGTATAAGGGGGACACCCCCTTCTGCAGCGAGGACTGCCGCTACGAGCAGATGCACTTCGACGCCGCCATGGCCAGGCAGCAGGCCAGCGCCAGgcggaagcagcagcagcagcaggcccaggcgcagcccagcgtgccggcgccggcgcccgtGTCCGCCAAGGCCGACGTCTCCGTGGCGAGCTAG
- the LOC123186062 gene encoding FCS-Like Zinc finger 2, which produces MACAFFFDAEPVGEPGVHALDACALCTKPLARDSDIFMYKGDTPFCSDDCRHEQMQLDAACARQAARACTPGTGSGRARRESWEVPVAS; this is translated from the coding sequence ATGGCCTGCGCCTTCTTCTTCGACGCCGAGCCGGTCGGCGAGCCCGGCGTGCACGCCCTGGACGCGTGCGCGCTCTGCACCAAGCCGCTAGCAAGGGACAGCGACATCTTCATGTACAAGGGGGACACGCCCTTCTGCAGCGACGACTGCCGACACGAGCAGATGCAGCTCGACGCCGCCTGCGCCAGGCAGGCGGCCAGGGCGTGCACGCCGGGAACGGGGTCAGGGCGTGCACGCCGGGAGTCATGGGAGGTGCCCGTCGCGAGCTAA
- the LOC123186064 gene encoding FCS-Like Zinc finger 2-like, with translation MACAFFFDAEPVGEPGVHALDACALCAKPLARDCDIFMYRGDTPFCSEECRHEQMHLDAGCARQAARAAARRQKQFSSGTESGRARRESWEVSVAS, from the coding sequence ATGGCCTGCGCCTTCTTCTTCGACGCCGAGCCGGTCGGCGAGCCCGGCGTGCACGCGCTGGACGCGTGCGCGCTCTGCGCCAAGCCGCTGGCACGGGACTGCGACATCTTCATGTACAGAGGGGACACGCCCTTCTGCAGCGAGGAGTGCCGCCACGAGCAGATGCACCTCGACGCCGGCTGCGCCAGGCAGGCGGCCAGGGCGGCCGCCCGGAGGCAGAAGCAGTTCTCTTCGGGAACGGAGTCCGGGCGTGCGCGCCGGGAGTCCTGGGAGGTGTCCGTCGCGAGCTAA
- the LOC123186065 gene encoding uncharacterized protein, whose translation MLPVVFAAGPPTAWRHGSVVGARIKKPNRLSAWYCLALCARPARAEPVFSSPVRVRPGVAIYTQTSVWFSTASTQPPTPGAPTHCQASYAHELSMAASVACAFFFDAEPVGEPGVHALDACALCTKPLARDSDIFMYRGDTPFCSDECRHEQMQLDAACARQAARAAARRQKQFSSATESGRARRESWEVSVAS comes from the coding sequence ATGCTTCCCGTCGTTTTCGCCGCCGGGCCACCCACCGCATGGCGCCATGGGTCCGTGGTCGGAGCGCGAATAAAGAAACCGAACCGCCTCAGCGCATGGTATTGCCTGGCCCTGTGTGCTCGTCCCGCCCGCGCCGAGCCTGTTTTCTCCTCGCCGGTCCGTGTTCGTCCCGGCGTAGCCATATATACCCAGACCTCAGTTTGGTTCAGCACAGCAAGCACTCAACCTCCCACTCCCGGCGCACCAACCCACTGCCAAGCTAGCTACGCGCACGAGCTCTCCATGGCCGCATCGGTAGCCTGCGCCTTCTTCTTCGACGCCGAGCCGGTCGGCGAGCCCGGCGTGCACGCCCTGGACGCGTGCGCGCTCTGCACCAAGCCGCTGGCAAGGGACAGCGACATCTTCATGTACAGAGGGGACACGCCCTTCTGCAGCGACGAGTGCCGGCACGAGCAGATGCAGCTGGACGCCGCCTGCGCCAGGCAGGCGGCCAGGGCGGCCGCCCGGAGGCAGAAGCAGTTCTCTTCAGCAACGGAGTCCGGGCGTGCACGCCGGGAGTCCTGGGAGGTGTCCGTCGCGAGCTAA